Proteins encoded in a region of the Candidatus Omnitrophota bacterium genome:
- a CDS encoding SUMF1/EgtB/PvdO family nonheme iron enzyme produces the protein MFQKSCAIKREDEIFSVKIKGAFGEVEIKFVQIPADEFVMGSPRSEKNHEDDEAPIHKVQFSKPFYLGIYEVTQEQ, from the coding sequence GTGTTTCAGAAGAGTTGCGCTATTAAGCGCGAAGACGAAATCTTCTCCGTAAAAATTAAAGGGGCGTTTGGCGAAGTGGAGATTAAATTCGTGCAAATCCCGGCGGACGAATTCGTCATGGGGTCTCCCCGCAGCGAAAAGAATCATGAAGACGATGAAGCGCCAATCCACAAAGTGCAATTCAGCAAACCGTTTTATTTGGGAATATACGAAGTGACGCAGGAACAATGA